The sequence below is a genomic window from Ignavibacteriales bacterium.
ACAGTTAAAAACTTTGGAAGTGCAGAGCAGACTTTCAACGTAACAATGACAATTGTTCCTGCAGGTTATACTTCCACAAAAACTGTAACCGGACTTGCACCGAATACAACGCAACAAGTTTCATTCGATAACATTGCAGCAGTTGTCGGAACATATACTGTAAAAGCATATACTCAGCTTGCAGGTGATGTTAATGCATTAAACGATACACTTCAAAAAGTTGTTAGTGTTACTGATGCAACATGGATGACCGCAGCAAATATTAATGTTGGTACTTACATGGGCGCCGGTGCAACTTATAAGAATGGTGCTACTGAATTATTATTCTCAGCAGGCGGTAACTCAACAAACAAAACAGAAGCAAACAAATATGATTTTGCAACAAATACATGGGTTGCTATAGCACCACTACCGCAGCCGAGAGTAGTTACAACTTCAGCAGCAACTATGGGTTACTATTTTGTTATCGGCGGTAGTGATGGAGCTTCAACACCGGCATATCAAAACACAACTCTGAAGTATGATATTACTGCAAACACATGGTCTACTGCAGCTACACTGCCCGGTAATGTAGGCTGGTCAGATGCTTATCCATACCAGGATAGTTTAATTTACCTTGTTGGTGGTTATGATGGAACAAACTATCTAACATCAGTTTTATTGTACAATGTTAACACCGATACCTGGAGACCTGCAACATCATTGCCAACAGGTATTTTTGGCGGTGCGATGGCGATATACAACAACACAATCGTTTATGTCGGCGGTGCTACTGCTTCCGGTATTGTTGGAACAACCTATGTCGGAACAATTGATGCTAATGACAGAACCATTATCACCTGGACTTCAGGAGCTGCTTTCCCACTTGGTGCAAGATTCAGATGGGATGCTGCTAAATGGCAGGACGGAATAATCGTTGCAGGCGGAAGCCCTACAACATCCTGGACCGGCTCCACTGATTGTTACGTTTATAAAGTTGCTACAGACACATGGGTTCCGCAGATTAGTAAACCAACTGCTGTTCTTGGTTCCTCTGTTGGTAGTATTCAAACAGAAGTAAATCAATGGAAGCTTGCGGTTGCTACAGGTTATAATGGTACCGCTATTTCAATGTTAACAGAAGTATTTGTTGATAATTCATACATAGTTCCTGTTGAACTTGTATCTTTCAATGCTAACCGCTCAAATGAAAATGTTGTTCTAAGCTGGTTAACAGCAACCGAATTGAATAACAGCGGATTTGAAATTGAAAGAAGATCAGAAACCGAAGACTACACAACCGTAGGATTTGTAAAAGGTTTCGGAACAACTTCACAGGCACAAAGTTATTCCTTTATAGATGTTAATGTAGGTACAGGCAGCTATACTTACAGATTAAAACAAATCGACTTTGACGGTACATTCAGCTACAGTAATGAAGTTAAAATTGATATGGGTATACCAGCTGAATTTGAACTCAGCCAGAACTATCCGAACCCATTCAACCCTTCAACAAAGATCAATTTCAATCTTCCTGTCGAATCGAGAGTAAGCTTTAAAGTATTTGATATTCTTGGTCAGGAAGTATTGTCAATACTGAATCAGAATTTTGTTGCCGGTCCTCACTCAATCACATTTGACGGCAGCTCATTGAACAGCGGTGTTTATTTCTACAGAATAGATGCAGCTGGTGTTAATGGAAGTGAATTCAGTTCAGTTAAGAAAATGATTCTTACCAAATAATTTATTTGGTGAGAAGCAAGAAGAAGAGGAAGGGCGCAGAAATGCGCCCTTTATTATTTTAAATCATTGATCGCTTTACAATTTAAGTTTGGAGAAGATTAATCTTTTTCTATTTCAGATTTGATATTATTTTTGAGCATCAATACAAAATTTTTCTAATTGAACAATAAAATATTCGTGGCTAAGCGTGAGTAAAAAAGAAAAAAAGAAAAATGCACAGAAAAAATCTTCTGCTGTGAAAACAGGGAAGACGGTCGAATTAATCTATTCATTAAAAGCAGGTAAATATCAGAACTACCTGATTTATCTGCCTGTACTTTTAACCATTATAACAGGCATCTACTTTGTCTATGATTCGTTTGACAAAAACGGGTACTTCGGATTTCCATTAGACGACCCGTGGATCCACTTAACATTTGCAAAAAACTTTGTTGATTATGGAAGTTTCTCTTATTTCAAAAATGAAATGGTAACGTCAGGTTCTACATCACCAATTTATACAATTTTGCTTTCGCTTCTTTTTCTTGTTTCAAACAATGAATTCATTATCAGTTATATACCGGGAATTTTGTTCGGGGCTTTGTTTGTCTTTGCATTTATAAAAATCGCGGGGAATGAATTCAATGGATTTCCTCTGCTTGCTTTGGTCACTACACTTTTAGTTGCTCTTCAGCCTAAGCTTAACCTGATAAATGTTTCCGGTATGGAAACTTCAATGTTCCTGTTTTTTATAACCGGAAGTATTTATGCATACAGGTATAAAAAAATTGTTCTGCTCGGAATTATGCTGGGATTAACAATCTGGTGCCGACCTGATGGACTTGTACTATGGATTGCAATTGCTTTCGATTTTTTCCTCCGGCGAAATTATTTTAAAAAAGATGATAATTCCGACAACAAATTTTCAACGGGTGAAATTTCAAAAGCATTTTCAATAGCTTTTATTATGGCGGCTGGTTATTTCATATTTAATTATCTGCTGTCAGGATCATTTCTTCCCAACACATACAAAGCCAAGTTAGAGTATTATCAAAACTCCAGCAGAGCAAATTTTCTTGAGAATGATGTTCTGAAATATTTTACACAATCAGAATTTGTAATTATTTGGGTGCCCTTCCTGGTAGGACTCGTCGCAATTATAAAATCATTTTTTAAGAAGGAGTATAAAACATTATTAGTCTGCCTGATATTTATACTGGGCTTGATTGCTGTTTATTACATAAAGCTTCCATTTGCTCACAGGTTCGGAAGATATTTGATGCCTGTAATTCCTTTCTATATTCTGATAGCATTTTCAGGTGTAAAGATTGTCGTAGATTTTCTTCACACAAAATTATCCGGGGGAAGAAGCCAGCTTTCAAACATGGTGTTTATCCTTTTTCTTATTGCAGGCATTTCAATTACGTTTAATGAGATTTCCACAAACGTTAAGGAATATTCACTTCTGTGCAAGTATCATAATGAAAGACATGTTGCTGCCGGTAAATGGATAGATGCAAACACTGATACGAATGATATAATTGCAACACATGATGTCGGCGCCATCGCATACTACGGCAAAAGAAAATTAGTGGACATGGCTGGGCTTGTAACACCGGAGTTGATCGATCATCTGAATAACAGAATGTATTCGGAATATATGAATGATTACCTAAGCAAGCAGAAAGTAAATTATGTTGTCACATTAAAAAACTGGTTCGAAGTTGTTAATGATAAACCGGTATATGTACCTGTTCATGAATTTGAATTTCTCGAGATATTTAAATACGAGCAGGGCAGGACACATATCCAGCCAAAAGAAGTTTCTCAGATGAACCAGGCAGCTATCCAAATGCTTCAGTCGGGCAATTCAGCAAATGCTGTGCAGTTATTAAATCAATCACTGGCTTTAGATCCAAGATCTTCTCAAACATATTTTCTTTTAGGGGCTTCGTATGAATCACTGCGGAATTATAGCCGGGCAGAGAATAATTTTAATAAAGCACTTGAGAATTATCCTGCTTATACCGAAGCATATTTTGGGTTAGCCCAGAGCAGTTTTAACCAGAAAAAATTCGAAGAAGCGAATTATTATGTAAATAAATGCCTGGGTTTAGATCCTAATTATATGCCCGCAAAACAGCTTCTCGACAGGATAAATCCATTACTCGAGAAATAGTTAAGTGGTTTTTTTTACTCTCCGACTGAATCAATTAGTTACGAATAAACTTATTGAGACATTCCTTCGATAATAAAACAGAAAGTTGAGTATGCCTGATATATACTTTGAATGGCATAATTCATGAGTTATGAAAATACGCTTTTCCTCATCCGGCATAAGATCAAACTAATATTCAGGATTAATATGAACAGACATCTGGCACAAAAAGTTGATGAGATTCAACAGGTAATCAAAAAGATTATCGAACTTGAGTACAAAAATGCTTTAAATCGCGGACTCCTGGATTCCGGCAAAATTGCTGATAAAATATGGGATGTTCTGGTCGATAAGAATGCGATAAGTGTACCGGTTCCTGAATCCGCTTACGGCTGCTACGAAGACACAGACGATTAAAAAGAATTGAACATCCGGTTCACTTTGATTTACTCTTTTGTTTTTCCACGCAATTTTCTGTGATCGCAGAAAAGGCTTCCACGTAACCAAGTTCCGCAGCACGTTTCAGGTCAGCACAACCTTTAGACTTATTTTTATTGCTTAACTCTGCTAACCCTTTTACATAAAATGCCTGACCATTTTTCGGGTTAAGTTTTATCATCATTTCATAATCCCTGATTGCACCATCAAAATCTTCGATCATAAATTTTGCTTCCCCGCGCATAAAATAATATTGCTCAGTTGAATCATCTAAATTTATTGCAGATGAAAAATCGTCTATTGCGCCTTCATAGTCCCCGATTATTCCTTTATCAGTCCCTCTGGAGATATAAGCGTTTATATTATCCGGATCAATTTCAATCGCAGTTGTAAAATCATCAATTGCGCCCAGAGGGTCCTCCATCAGTCCGCGCACATTTCCCCGGTTTACAAATCCACGTGCGTCATCCGGTTTCAGCATAATAAATTTGTCATAGTCTCCTATAGACGCCTGATAATTATTATTATAGCTGTAGAGATAAGCCCTTGCAAAGTATGCTTCGGCAAATTGTGCATTCAGACCTATGCATGTATTTAAATCGCGAAGTGCTTCTGAAAACTTTTGAAGTTCAAGATAACATAAAGAACGGTTGAAATATGCCTCAGCAAAATTTGGTTGAACTTCAATTGCTTTAGTGTAGTTGTTTATTGATTCGGGTGTTTGCCCCGTCTTGTACAAAGCAATAGCTTTATTAAAATATATTTTTGAATCAGGTTCATCCGCCAGAGCCTGGTCAAACAATTCGATTGCTTTGAAGTAGTTTCCGCGATTCAGATAATCCATTCCTTCAGTGAACAGATCTTTTTGTATTGTGCTGCATGAAAATAAAATCGGAAGAAAAAAAATTGTGGTGAACCGGAAAAAATTATTCACAATATATCCGGTTCGATGAAAAGTAATGAGATCGGAAAGCATCCGTAGATTATTTGTTTAGGTATTCAAGATAAGCTGCAAGCAGTTTGCGGATTATTGCTGTATCGGCAGTAAGCCAGATCAGTTTTTCTTCTTTTGAAAAAACGAAATGTGACTGGCTGTAACCAAGACATTTGAAAATTTTTAACCCGTCATAATAAAAAACACCACTATTGGTAAATTCGGTTTGTCCCTTTGCAATTTTATCAGTCATACGTTTTTCTTCAGCTTGTGCCTGGTATTTGTCATCAAAGTAAGATACATATATCGTGGCTCCGCCTTCACTTCCGGAATAAAAACCAATTTCGTTTTTTGCTGAAGTTACATCACCGGCGTGCATACGGTTGAGAAAATCTTTCGCTTCTTTACCGGAAAGTTTTTTATCCATAGATAAAGAACTAAAATCCTGCGGTATCGGATCTTTCTGTTTTGAACATGCGCTGAACAGTACTGAAACAACCAATACTGTAAATATATTTCTAAAGTAGAAAACGGATTTGTGACTGTTTTCCGCCAAGTTATTACCTTTTTATTATTGAACAAACTTAAAGAATGAAACTAAAAATCGAGTCGGGTTTGATTTATCTTTTTAATTTTCTTTTTGGTTTTATGTTCTTTCAAAAAATCTCCGAAAGCTTCCTGTGAAATAACATAAATTTTTCCAACCTGTTCCGCTTTCAGTTTGCCCGATTTAATATAGTAAAGAACGGTTGAACGGCTTAGCTTTAAGAGTTTTGATACTTCGAGAACACTAAAAAATTCTTTCATTCTTTTAACCAGAAAAGAATCAGGATAATTTTTAAGATTTTAAATCGTGCTGCATTGGTAAATCGCAATTCGTAATACTAATGCAGCACTAATTAGATTCTCATCTCCGTGCTTAAACTAAAGAATATAGCTTGCACATGCAACAGTTCAGTGGTTCCCGTTTATTGCGAATGTACTTTTGATCTGATTATTTTTTCAGCAAGCGGCTGATAAATATTATAAAGCCAGATCAGTAATTTCAGTTTGAATGGGATAATTAACTCACGCTTTTTCTTTACTGCTGCATACAGAATTTTTTTGCTGCACTCTTCCACTGTGATTGACTCGCTCGTGTGTGATTTTTTTTGATCACCTATTGAACTGCCTTTTGAATCAAGCGCGTTTTGTCTCAGGTTTGTACCGCTTATCCAATGGGGGAGAACACTCAAAAAATTAATATCGTGGTATTCAAATCTAAGTGAGTTTATCAATCCCTGTAAAGCATGTTTTGAAGCAGAATAGAAAGTATGAAATGGGACTCCGATTTTCCCTTGTAAAGAAGATATAACGATCACCATCCCGGCAGTTTCATGTAACTGTTTCGAGAATGCTTTTATACAATTTACCGTTCCCCAAAAATTTACATCAAACATTTTTCTGTATTGATCAGTATCATCAATTTCATCAAATGAAGTCCACATACTTACACCGGCGTTTAGTACAATTATATCAGCTTTCGCGTACTTAGCTTTAACATATTCTGCAAGATTGATGCAATCTGTTTTTTTAGAAACATCTCCAACTATCATTGATGAATGCTGGGAATTACAAAGTTCAAATGTTTTTTTTAATTCTGTTTCATCACGTGAAAATAAAATTACTGAAGATCCTTCATTTGCAAAATCAATTGATAGCTGCCTACCCAATCCGGATGAAGCTCCGGTAATTACAACAACTTTTTTTTCAAACTTCAACTTAATCCCTTATCAAAATTTGCGATGTCTTCGGATTTTAGACCCCACTCAGTAATACTCTGATCAACCGGAATTACTTTCCCAGGGTTCATAATGCCTTCAGGATCAAGCCCTTTTTTTAATGCCTTCAACACATCAACACCTGTTTTGGAAATATCATCCTCCAACCAGGGCAAATGTTCAAATCCAACTGCATGATGATGGGATAGAGTGGCTCCGCCTTTTATAAATGCATCCTCGGCAGCTTTTTTTATATAGAGATATTGTTCAATCTCTTTACCCGGAATTTGAGTACATCCAAAAGTGAAATAGAGGCTTGCACCGGTGTGATAAGTATGACTTATATGACATCCCAGAAATGGTTTCTTTCCTGTTTTCTTAATTGCTGTTTCAAGTGCTGTGTAGGTTGAATAGTAGAGAGGAAGAAGATTACTCCATACAGTTGCTGTTTCACTTACATCAGCCATAATATTCCGGTCCATCACAAAGTCACGCAGATATGGAAAATCGTATTTACCTTTTTCAAATGCTTTACCAGGATCGGTACCAAGATTTACTGCACCATACTTTTTATAAATTGATTTCACTTTTTGTTTAACGGAATGGAATTGTTCATCATCTCCTTCAAATACATTCAGCATAAGACAGCATTTTTCCAGATCAAATCCTTTAACATTTTTTAGATATGATTTAACCAAATTTCCCAGGTGATGTTTTAGCGCACTTGATTTGGTTTTATATGCTAATGATAGTGCTGTTTTATCGGGGTCATTCAGTCTGGTTACAACAGGCATACAATTTTTTTCAACACATTCATAAACTGCTTTTATCCCGCTTTCAAAGTCGGGGAATAAAAATCCGTAAGCCGCCCTGTTTTTGGGTAAGCGATGTACCTGCATGGATGCTTCAGTTATTACGCCAAGAATACCTTCACTCCCGATACAAATGTGTTTTATGTCAATTCCATTTGATGATTTGGGAACAGTCCTTGTGGCTATCGTTCCATTAGGTGTAACCATTCTCAGTGAGATTACCATGTCTTCTATCTTTCCGTAGATATCACTTTGCATCCCTGCTGATCGGGTTGCAACCCATCCCCCCAAGGTTGAATATTCAAAAGAATCAGGAAAGTGACCAAGTGTGAATCCTTCTTTTTGGAGTTGTTCCTCCATATACGGACCTAAAGCACCAGCCTGAATTTTTGCAACGCATGATTCTTTATCAATACTAAGTACTTTATCCATACGTTTAAGATCGAGTGAAACAACGCACGCATCCTGTTGTTTCAGGACTTCAAGAGAACCGGCGATATTACTTCCACCCCCGAAGGGGATAATTTTCACACCAGTCTCATTTGCAAGTGTTATTATTTCACAAATCTGAGTTTCATTATCAGGATATAATATTATATCGGGTGCACCTTTAACAATTCCATGCCTGATTCTCCAGAGATCCCTGAAACTTTTTCCGTAACAGTGGATAAGTCTGTCCAACTTATCCAGATTTATCTGATCAGCATTCAAAATATTTTTTACTGAGTTTAGAAATGTTTCATTGATAATTTGATGAGGAAGATTTATTTGCTCAAATGGAACGGGAGGTGTATACACGACTTTATTATCGTTTTCAATTCCGACTACTTTTTTTATATAAGGCCACAGATCGGGTTTGCTGTCAATATCAAAGTCAATTTGTTCATCACCCCATCCCCACCACTTCATTTGTTTGGTGTTATTGTTCATTACTTTTTTAACTCCATAAGTTCATGCACTTTACTTTCAAGTACTTCTGTTATTTTACGATAAGCAGTAAAGTGCTGTCCGTTTATTAATTCTGTTTCTGATAAAAATTTCTCGGGATAAATTGGTTTGCCTATCCACACATTTAGCGATGTAGGTTTCATAAACTTTTTCCCTTTTGGCCAGGCTGTAAAAGAACCGCTGATATAAGCCGGGACAATCGGGACACCAAGTTCAGCAGAAATCATTGCCGGACCTTTTTTAAACTTCTGCATCTTCCCGGTTTTAGAGCGAGTACCTTCCGGATAAATAATTAATCCGCTTTTGTTATCCTTTAAAAACTCCTTACACGCAGCAAGGTATTCAATCATTGATTGCTTGTCGGCATCCCTGTCAATTGGTATAAGGTTCATAAGAAGACTCAAAAAATATTTCCGGTTTTTGTTATCGAAGAAATAATCTTTCGCTGCCATCATCGCAAATTTTATGAACGGTTTACCGGCGGCAAGCATTAGTATACCGCTATCCATATGGCTGTTGTGGTTGCTGCAAAATATAAATGAAGATGAAGGAATGTTTTCTTTACCATGAACTTTTAACGGGCAATAAACTGAGAACAAAACGTTGCAGTAAATCTCGAATATTTTCTTTATTACTCTGCTTAGTAATGAATGCGGTTTTGTAAGATAGGAATATTCAGGTCCGAGTTTTAGCTCTTCCAGTTCCTCGCGGATTGTTTTCAATCACTTTCTCCCGTATTTCGCATGTGCCTGAGCGAATTCATCAGTCACAATAGCACCGCCGAGAGATAACTCAAGAGCCAATGCAGAAGCACAAACTATTTCAGCAAACTTTTTAGATGAATTTTTTCCTATACAGCCGAGCATCTGGAGATTTTTATTCTGTTGTTTCAATCTTGTTCCGCCGCCAACTGTACCAACACTTATTGAAGGCATAGTTAGTGTCGCATATAGATCAGTTTCATTGCGGACTTCATATGTCATTACAGCAACGGAATTTTCGGCAACACAGGCAACATCCTGACCGGTTGCAAGATAAATTGCTGCAAGCGCGTTTGCGACGTGCATATTCATTCCCACTACACCAGCCATTTGAGCGCCGTGGGTACATTTTGTCCATCCTTCAACATACTCCTTGGCAGTTGTGCGCATAACTCGTTTTAAATAATTTCCTCTAATCAACGCACTTCCAATTACGTAATGACTTCTGCCAAGCAGAAGAGTTTTTGTTGCCGGATTTTTATCCCCATTAAAATTACTTTCGATAAAGTATCTGTAATTGTTCGTGCTTTTAAAATTATCTTTTATAAACCTGCATGCTTCGTATGCCGCAATCGTTACCATATTTTGCCCGGCAGCTTCGGCGGTATAAAAAATGAAATCCAGGATTACACTGTTCTGTGTTGGGTACGGATCAATACGCAATAATTTTCCGTGCTTTGTTGATGATTCAGCAACCTTTTTTATTTTGTCAAAATTTTCTTTTATCCAGATGATGAACGGCAGTGTTTCATTAACATCCTCGAATATAAAAATTGGACTTCTGGAAATTTCCTGTTTGATATGAGTTGTTTTTATTCCGCCGCTGAGATGAGTGAGGTAAAGTCCGCGGGTCATTGAAAGTGAAAGAGAACCTTCTAGTGTGCACAGAGGGATAAAGAATTCGCCTTTTGCATAAGTCCCTGAAATAAGCAATGGTCCGGCAACAGCCATTGGTATACTTATGAACCCTGTGTGGTTTTCAATTATGCCTTTTAAATCTTCTGGTTCATTCGGCCCAGTATCATTCAGATGAATTCCTGTTCTTTCCTCAAGCCATTTTTTTCTGCGTTCAGTATCTGATTTTTTGTATCCTCTGGG
It includes:
- a CDS encoding T9SS type A sorting domain-containing protein, with amino-acid sequence MKKSFFVLSLLLAFSFTLAQSQKNASWNLAPYQISTEDRTYVQDNNPVVLGTKGVTDLRYIFTDFEDQVFPPTGWTLEFTGTAYWTLVTTCSGYGTGVAAAKFNFYSATTGTTQSMVTSVMAPTVTGDQLVFDHAYATYTGGEDDQLQLETSTDGGTTFTTLILLHGGNSGELVTAPGQSGTFTPTAAQWATKTFALPVGTNMVKFKAISAYGNNLYLDNIKIGTAPANDVGMFSLDVAGNILPGTVTPMATVKNFGSAEQTFNVTMTIVPAGYTSTKTVTGLAPNTTQQVSFDNIAAVVGTYTVKAYTQLAGDVNALNDTLQKVVSVTDATWMTAANINVGTYMGAGATYKNGATELLFSAGGNSTNKTEANKYDFATNTWVAIAPLPQPRVVTTSAATMGYYFVIGGSDGASTPAYQNTTLKYDITANTWSTAATLPGNVGWSDAYPYQDSLIYLVGGYDGTNYLTSVLLYNVNTDTWRPATSLPTGIFGGAMAIYNNTIVYVGGATASGIVGTTYVGTIDANDRTIITWTSGAAFPLGARFRWDAAKWQDGIIVAGGSPTTSWTGSTDCYVYKVATDTWVPQISKPTAVLGSSVGSIQTEVNQWKLAVATGYNGTAISMLTEVFVDNSYIVPVELVSFNANRSNENVVLSWLTATELNNSGFEIERRSETEDYTTVGFVKGFGTTSQAQSYSFIDVNVGTGSYTYRLKQIDFDGTFSYSNEVKIDMGIPAEFELSQNYPNPFNPSTKINFNLPVESRVSFKVFDILGQEVLSILNQNFVAGPHSITFDGSSLNSGVYFYRIDAAGVNGSEFSSVKKMILTK
- a CDS encoding tetratricopeptide repeat protein, with the translated sequence MSKKEKKKNAQKKSSAVKTGKTVELIYSLKAGKYQNYLIYLPVLLTIITGIYFVYDSFDKNGYFGFPLDDPWIHLTFAKNFVDYGSFSYFKNEMVTSGSTSPIYTILLSLLFLVSNNEFIISYIPGILFGALFVFAFIKIAGNEFNGFPLLALVTTLLVALQPKLNLINVSGMETSMFLFFITGSIYAYRYKKIVLLGIMLGLTIWCRPDGLVLWIAIAFDFFLRRNYFKKDDNSDNKFSTGEISKAFSIAFIMAAGYFIFNYLLSGSFLPNTYKAKLEYYQNSSRANFLENDVLKYFTQSEFVIIWVPFLVGLVAIIKSFFKKEYKTLLVCLIFILGLIAVYYIKLPFAHRFGRYLMPVIPFYILIAFSGVKIVVDFLHTKLSGGRSQLSNMVFILFLIAGISITFNEISTNVKEYSLLCKYHNERHVAAGKWIDANTDTNDIIATHDVGAIAYYGKRKLVDMAGLVTPELIDHLNNRMYSEYMNDYLSKQKVNYVVTLKNWFEVVNDKPVYVPVHEFEFLEIFKYEQGRTHIQPKEVSQMNQAAIQMLQSGNSANAVQLLNQSLALDPRSSQTYFLLGASYESLRNYSRAENNFNKALENYPAYTEAYFGLAQSSFNQKKFEEANYYVNKCLGLDPNYMPAKQLLDRINPLLEK
- a CDS encoding tetratricopeptide repeat protein: MNNFFRFTTIFFLPILFSCSTIQKDLFTEGMDYLNRGNYFKAIELFDQALADEPDSKIYFNKAIALYKTGQTPESINNYTKAIEVQPNFAEAYFNRSLCYLELQKFSEALRDLNTCIGLNAQFAEAYFARAYLYSYNNNYQASIGDYDKFIMLKPDDARGFVNRGNVRGLMEDPLGAIDDFTTAIEIDPDNINAYISRGTDKGIIGDYEGAIDDFSSAINLDDSTEQYYFMRGEAKFMIEDFDGAIRDYEMMIKLNPKNGQAFYVKGLAELSNKNKSKGCADLKRAAELGYVEAFSAITENCVEKQKSKSK
- a CDS encoding helix-turn-helix domain-containing protein; the protein is MKEFFSVLEVSKLLKLSRSTVLYYIKSGKLKAEQVGKIYVISQEAFGDFLKEHKTKKKIKKINQTRLDF
- a CDS encoding SDR family oxidoreductase translates to MKFEKKVVVITGASSGLGRQLSIDFANEGSSVILFSRDETELKKTFELCNSQHSSMIVGDVSKKTDCINLAEYVKAKYAKADIIVLNAGVSMWTSFDEIDDTDQYRKMFDVNFWGTVNCIKAFSKQLHETAGMVIVISSLQGKIGVPFHTFYSASKHALQGLINSLRFEYHDINFLSVLPHWISGTNLRQNALDSKGSSIGDQKKSHTSESITVEECSKKILYAAVKKKRELIIPFKLKLLIWLYNIYQPLAEKIIRSKVHSQ
- a CDS encoding FAD-binding oxidoreductase, which gives rise to MNNNTKQMKWWGWGDEQIDFDIDSKPDLWPYIKKVVGIENDNKVVYTPPVPFEQINLPHQIINETFLNSVKNILNADQINLDKLDRLIHCYGKSFRDLWRIRHGIVKGAPDIILYPDNETQICEIITLANETGVKIIPFGGGSNIAGSLEVLKQQDACVVSLDLKRMDKVLSIDKESCVAKIQAGALGPYMEEQLQKEGFTLGHFPDSFEYSTLGGWVATRSAGMQSDIYGKIEDMVISLRMVTPNGTIATRTVPKSSNGIDIKHICIGSEGILGVITEASMQVHRLPKNRAAYGFLFPDFESGIKAVYECVEKNCMPVVTRLNDPDKTALSLAYKTKSSALKHHLGNLVKSYLKNVKGFDLEKCCLMLNVFEGDDEQFHSVKQKVKSIYKKYGAVNLGTDPGKAFEKGKYDFPYLRDFVMDRNIMADVSETATVWSNLLPLYYSTYTALETAIKKTGKKPFLGCHISHTYHTGASLYFTFGCTQIPGKEIEQYLYIKKAAEDAFIKGGATLSHHHAVGFEHLPWLEDDISKTGVDVLKALKKGLDPEGIMNPGKVIPVDQSITEWGLKSEDIANFDKGLS
- a CDS encoding 1-acyl-sn-glycerol-3-phosphate acyltransferase, with product MKTIREELEELKLGPEYSYLTKPHSLLSRVIKKIFEIYCNVLFSVYCPLKVHGKENIPSSSFIFCSNHNSHMDSGILMLAAGKPFIKFAMMAAKDYFFDNKNRKYFLSLLMNLIPIDRDADKQSMIEYLAACKEFLKDNKSGLIIYPEGTRSKTGKMQKFKKGPAMISAELGVPIVPAYISGSFTAWPKGKKFMKPTSLNVWIGKPIYPEKFLSETELINGQHFTAYRKITEVLESKVHELMELKK
- a CDS encoding hydroxymethylglutaryl-CoA reductase translates to MPSVTPPRGYKKSDTERRKKWLEERTGIHLNDTGPNEPEDLKGIIENHTGFISIPMAVAGPLLISGTYAKGEFFIPLCTLEGSLSLSMTRGLYLTHLSGGIKTTHIKQEISRSPIFIFEDVNETLPFIIWIKENFDKIKKVAESSTKHGKLLRIDPYPTQNSVILDFIFYTAEAAGQNMVTIAAYEACRFIKDNFKSTNNYRYFIESNFNGDKNPATKTLLLGRSHYVIGSALIRGNYLKRVMRTTAKEYVEGWTKCTHGAQMAGVVGMNMHVANALAAIYLATGQDVACVAENSVAVMTYEVRNETDLYATLTMPSISVGTVGGGTRLKQQNKNLQMLGCIGKNSSKKFAEIVCASALALELSLGGAIVTDEFAQAHAKYGRK